The following coding sequences lie in one Timaviella obliquedivisa GSE-PSE-MK23-08B genomic window:
- a CDS encoding ammonium transporter → MPISAGFNDLLNSLKDVGKLSPSWQACIPLAALLVGISAFSVSAQTAPTLAEVSQATQELKVGIDTMWVMVAGMLVFFMNAGFCMLETGFCRQKNAVNVLSKNLIVFALSTIAFWILGFGLMFGNGNGFMGSEGLFLLSGADNSPAMGDAYQGAYSSLSWTGVPLLAKFFFQLVFAGTAATIVSGAVAERIKFFDFLIFSVLLVGVAYPITGHWIWGGGWLAGAGFFDFAGSTVVHSVGGWAALMGAAFLGSRIGRYNSDGSSTAMPGHNMSIATLGALILWLGWFGFNPGSTMAVGNGSLIAHIAITTNTAGAFGAVAATITAWLVLGKPDLSMIINGLLAGLVAVTASCAFVGIIPAAIIGIVGGVLVVFAVVFFDNIKIDDPVGAVSVHLINGIWGTLAVGLFAVGPSDAAGALYSAGPAAGLFMGGGIAQLWVQFLGVITVGGVTVLLSSIFWLALKATLGIRVSEEEETVGLDISEHGMEAYSGFIKDTSGMSGTRSALYPSGSQESPSNL, encoded by the coding sequence ATGCCTATCAGCGCTGGTTTTAACGACTTGCTGAATAGTTTAAAAGATGTGGGTAAGCTTTCTCCAAGTTGGCAAGCCTGTATCCCACTAGCAGCGCTGCTAGTAGGCATATCTGCCTTCTCAGTTTCTGCCCAAACCGCGCCAACTCTTGCCGAAGTGAGTCAAGCAACTCAGGAACTGAAGGTGGGCATCGATACCATGTGGGTCATGGTGGCAGGGATGCTGGTCTTCTTCATGAATGCTGGGTTCTGCATGTTAGAAACAGGCTTTTGCCGCCAGAAAAATGCAGTCAACGTTCTCTCTAAAAACCTGATCGTATTTGCCCTTTCTACAATTGCTTTCTGGATATTAGGCTTCGGTTTGATGTTTGGAAATGGCAATGGGTTTATGGGGAGTGAAGGACTATTTCTTCTCTCTGGTGCTGACAATAGTCCTGCCATGGGAGACGCTTACCAAGGTGCCTATTCCTCCCTCAGTTGGACAGGCGTACCTTTACTGGCAAAGTTTTTCTTTCAACTAGTGTTTGCCGGAACGGCTGCAACCATCGTGTCAGGTGCAGTAGCAGAGCGCATCAAGTTCTTTGATTTTCTCATTTTCAGTGTGCTGCTAGTGGGTGTGGCTTACCCAATTACGGGACACTGGATTTGGGGTGGCGGCTGGTTGGCGGGCGCAGGCTTTTTCGACTTTGCAGGTTCTACTGTAGTTCACTCAGTAGGCGGTTGGGCAGCACTCATGGGTGCAGCATTTTTGGGATCTCGGATTGGTCGGTACAATTCGGATGGTTCCTCGACTGCAATGCCGGGTCACAACATGAGCATTGCAACGTTGGGTGCTTTAATTCTCTGGCTAGGCTGGTTTGGGTTTAATCCTGGCTCAACGATGGCTGTCGGCAACGGTTCGTTAATTGCCCACATTGCAATTACGACTAATACGGCGGGTGCTTTCGGCGCTGTTGCTGCGACTATTACTGCTTGGCTGGTGCTGGGCAAGCCTGACTTATCCATGATCATTAATGGTCTGTTAGCAGGTCTGGTTGCTGTAACGGCATCTTGTGCTTTTGTAGGCATCATTCCTGCTGCCATCATTGGCATCGTAGGTGGTGTTTTAGTTGTCTTCGCAGTTGTTTTCTTCGACAATATCAAGATTGACGATCCAGTGGGCGCAGTTTCGGTTCACTTGATTAATGGCATCTGGGGAACTTTGGCTGTAGGGCTGTTTGCTGTTGGACCTAGTGATGCTGCAGGCGCATTGTATAGCGCTGGCCCTGCGGCAGGTTTATTTATGGGCGGTGGTATTGCTCAACTGTGGGTTCAGTTTTTGGGCGTGATTACAGTGGGTGGCGTGACAGTGCTGTTGTCTTCTATTTTCTGGCTAGCTCTGAAAGCAACGCTGGGGATTCGAGTTAGCGAAGAAGAAGAGACTGTGGGTCTGGACATTAGCGAACATGGCATGGAGGCTTATAGCGGCTTCATTAAGGATACGAGTGGTATGAGTGGAACTCGATCTGCGTTGTATCCTAGTGGTTCGCAAGAGTCGCCCAGTAACCTTTAG
- a CDS encoding lysophospholipase: MVDNRQWGRVEDCTEDRFLIKRFFNRQFREMAIAYKFSPFFLRMHLLPTWVFWSLAANGALVLVVGIFLWRQMGLPAPARLSNPAEAVAMPIDASHSYQQSLGQLKDDAQLVTVLKPKHLAILAGDSLSLRFPSGKLSEYRVLNQGISGETTAGLLKRLNVFDQTQPDVIFVMIGINDLLRGKSDDEILSDQQRVMENLKAAHPDTRIVMQSILPHAVEQVTWEGHDRLLAIPNRRIRALNEEIEAIAQAESVDFFNLYPLFADSQGNLRRELSSDGLHLSLQGYEVWGIALQVYGEEILKQK, encoded by the coding sequence GTGGTAGATAACAGGCAATGGGGACGAGTAGAAGACTGCACAGAAGACAGATTTCTCATTAAGAGGTTTTTTAACCGTCAGTTTCGAGAGATGGCGATCGCCTATAAGTTTTCGCCCTTCTTTCTGCGAATGCACTTATTGCCAACCTGGGTCTTTTGGTCGTTAGCGGCTAATGGAGCGTTAGTCTTAGTCGTCGGGATATTTCTGTGGCGGCAGATGGGCTTACCGGCTCCGGCTCGTCTGTCGAACCCCGCAGAAGCCGTAGCGATGCCGATTGATGCATCACATAGCTATCAGCAGTCGTTAGGACAGCTAAAGGATGATGCTCAGCTTGTTACTGTTCTCAAACCCAAGCATTTAGCAATTTTGGCTGGAGATTCTCTTAGCCTAAGGTTTCCATCAGGAAAATTGTCAGAATATCGAGTGTTAAACCAGGGAATTTCGGGCGAGACTACAGCAGGATTATTGAAACGGTTAAATGTATTTGACCAAACTCAGCCTGACGTAATTTTTGTCATGATTGGAATTAATGACTTACTGCGAGGCAAGTCAGATGATGAGATTTTAAGTGACCAGCAGCGGGTGATGGAGAACCTTAAAGCCGCTCATCCTGATACAAGGATTGTCATGCAATCGATATTGCCCCATGCCGTTGAACAGGTAACTTGGGAAGGGCACGATCGCCTCCTTGCGATTCCAAACCGACGCATCAGGGCGCTCAATGAAGAAATAGAGGCGATCGCTCAGGCTGAATCTGTTGACTTCTTTAATCTTTATCCGCTCTTTGCAGACTCTCAGGGTAACCTGCGCCGCGAACTCAGTTCAGACGGGTTGCACTTAAGCCTTCAAGGATATGAAGTGTGGGGAATTGCCTTGCAGGTTTACGGAGAAGAAATTTTGAAGCAGAAATAG
- a CDS encoding M48 family metallopeptidase has protein sequence MPTYTGISSEAFRHPLDAQAEQALRSVPGFDLIARKFVEFTYERPRHLFLMGNSIEVGPRQYSSVYHAFRECARDLDVSPEPAIFVSQSPSVNAYALGQEKPSVVLNTALLDLMSEAELRATIAHELGHIKCGHTTLNQMATWAINLAAGLTDMTFGLSTLVSTGLMMSFYEWLRKAELSADRAALLVLDDPNPVLYSMMRLAGGSSRYANEISLPEFIAQAKRYEGLNQDGFNQVYKFLLYNNLPQGVFLTHPFALERVQYLQEWSVSEEYQQIRQGNYRRTGEGAVDVAVSSDVAEVARLQREVEELQREIDRARKGSL, from the coding sequence ATGCCAACCTACACTGGGATCTCTAGCGAAGCCTTTCGCCACCCCCTCGACGCTCAAGCAGAACAAGCATTGAGAAGTGTTCCGGGCTTTGATCTGATTGCCCGCAAGTTTGTAGAGTTCACATATGAACGACCTCGACATTTGTTTTTAATGGGGAATAGCATTGAGGTTGGACCTCGGCAGTATTCTTCGGTTTACCATGCGTTTAGAGAATGCGCCCGCGATTTAGATGTGTCGCCAGAACCTGCTATTTTTGTGTCTCAATCTCCATCGGTTAATGCTTATGCGCTGGGGCAAGAGAAGCCTTCTGTGGTGCTAAATACAGCACTGCTAGATTTAATGAGTGAGGCGGAACTGAGGGCGACGATCGCCCATGAGTTAGGACACATTAAATGCGGACACACGACTCTGAATCAAATGGCAACCTGGGCAATTAATCTGGCTGCCGGGCTAACCGATATGACCTTTGGCTTAAGCACCCTGGTTAGCACGGGGTTAATGATGTCCTTTTACGAATGGCTGCGTAAAGCTGAACTCTCTGCCGATCGCGCTGCTCTTTTAGTTTTAGACGACCCCAACCCTGTTCTCTACAGCATGATGCGCCTAGCTGGAGGCAGTTCTCGCTATGCCAACGAAATCAGCCTGCCCGAATTTATTGCCCAAGCCAAGCGCTACGAAGGGCTAAATCAAGACGGCTTTAACCAGGTCTACAAATTTTTGCTGTACAATAACCTGCCCCAAGGCGTTTTTCTGACCCATCCTTTTGCCCTAGAGCGGGTGCAGTATTTGCAAGAATGGTCGGTTTCTGAGGAGTATCAGCAAATTCGCCAGGGCAACTATCGACGGACAGGCGAAGGCGCAGTGGATGTGGCGGTATCGTCTGATGTAGCTGAAGTGGCAAGGCTCCAACGCGAGGTAGAGGAATTACAGCGAGAGATCGATCGCGCCCGCAAAGGCAGTCTCTAG